The Symphalangus syndactylus isolate Jambi chromosome 6, NHGRI_mSymSyn1-v2.1_pri, whole genome shotgun sequence genome contains the following window.
GAGTGGATGCAACTAGAAGATGGCCATTAGGAAACATGGAAGCtatcctcaccagacaccagactacctggtgtcttgatcttggacttcacaggCTCCACTGCAAGAAATAAGTGTCTGTTGtgcaagccacccagtctgtgatatttttgttatagctGACTGAGCTGCCTAAGACAGTACCCTTCCTTCACCTTATCACTGAACAACAAATACACTCCCATTTCCAACTGCCTGAACCTGTACCGTTCTGTTCTCTGATCCCAGTGTGTCTTTTCCTTTGTCTCATTCCAGATAACCATGAGAGTCACGTGCAGGGTCTTCTGCTCCAAGCCCTCCTTTAATGATGCACAGAACAATGAAGATTTGAGGGACGACTCGTGCAAGAACTAAAGCCAGAGTCTGTGATGCAGTCTCCAAACAGGACTGAAGAGAACAGATAATATATCTGTAGCTATTTATGACCCCAAGGTGCAATATCTATTTTCTGCAAACTTATCTGAATTTgcacctttttgtttttgtttgtagtttaaATTAGTACATCATCTGGGCTGGGATTTGGGGGAACTTGTGGTGAAAAAGGGCACAGATTGTCTCCAGAGACCAGGCCTGCTATAGCAAATTTCTAATTGGAAAACAAGAAAGATCTTGGAGGAAAGGAATATACAGGTAGGTGAAACCTTGGAAAACACAGGAAAcctgtgaattttaaatatttctacatCTAGAGGTTTCTGTTACCTAGCCTCCCAGAGTTTCAGATAgattgaagaaaaggaaaagaaagaccaTTCTGTTATATCAGCAGCAATCCACTGGGAATGCCCACGTGGGTTTTATCTTAGCTTTACTGTGAATTATTCGAATGATTTTGGGcaattaatttcaattttctgcattttagTGTCATTATATCTTGTAAGGTATGAATGCGTGATCTACCATAAGAGTCCATGTTTtcaattaattgatttttatttttagagatagggtcttgtgtctcccaggctgaagtgcagcggcacaatcaaagctcactgcaggctcaaactcctgggctcaataatCTTCTCACcttagcctttcaagtagctggaactacaggcatgcaccaccatgcccagctaattttttaattttttgtagaggcagtgttgtccaggctggtctctaactgtgttgcccaggctgatctcaaactgctgacctcaagtgatcctcccaacttggcttcTCAAAgagtttggattacaggcatgagccacctggccccagaaatgcaagttaaaatatATACTGTGGCCAAATCTTAAAACAAAATGTATCTGACATATTTTTAGAGTTCTTGattttgtaaaaaaacaaaatgtggtggtAACAGTGGCCTCTAAACTTGTTCACCTTTTCATTCTCAGTGTATCACATAGAGTTTGGCATATAGTTGGTGATCAGTAAACTTATATTAATTAGGTTGAATTAATGACTAaataactgtattagtccattctcacactgctataaagacatacctgcaactgagtaatttataaagaaaagaagtttagacaactcatggttctgcagtctgtacaggcttctgcttcttgggaggcctcaggaaacttataatcatggtagaagggaaagcaaacacatcTTCACGTGGATAGCAGGATTGGGAGGGTGCTACCCACTTGAAACAAGCAGGTTTTgggagaactctatcacaagaacagcaagggggaagcctgcccccatgattcaatcacctcccaccaggccccacctccaacactgggaattacaattcgacatgagatttgggtggggacaccgagccaaaccatatcaataaccTTTCACATTTTCTCAATATAGTACTTTGACCCTGTGTCCACCTTCTTAACAGCTAGTTTCAAGAGAAAGTTAATCAATGCCGACAGGGAGCATTCTTGGAAAGATGTGGTACAAGACAGTATATTTTTATTCAGATACTGTTTTTTGGCATAGAAAGAAGGTAAAGTTGATGAATAGGATATGGAACATGAAGAGATAAAGGTGTTCAGTTGGCAGCAATGGTCTGCTGAATGCATTTCACGTATTTGAAAACTTTAGTGTAGACTCCAGGTTTGTTCTTCTGAGCACAACCATAGCCCCAGGAGACAATAACCTGGAGTTCTCCTTTGCAGACCACAGGGCCACCAGAGTCACCCTGGGCAAAAAGGAAGGGATATTCAGAGCTCTTATTTATGCCCAGATGGGAGAATGGGCCGTAAGGTGTTTTTCCATTGTGCTGGGGCCATTGTCCCACACTGCTGATCCACCATGAAGCACTTTCTCTTCCTCTTGGAACCCTCCAACCCTCAATCTACTTACTGTATCAGTAGTTAGTCTTCCTTAAACCTTATTTGAGCCCCTTCTCTTTCCTTGGTAGGCCAATTGGGCCAAGAGGAGGTTTCATGCTGCTTAACTAGCTCTGCTCCTTCCACTAGAGTTCCTTTCCACAGTTTACCTCCTCAGAAGGGCACTTAGAAGTACTATTTGCACACCATCTTCTGTGCGTCTTTTAACTCTTAAAGCTAGACattaatgcaataaaaataaaatatttaatttgtccCAAGGCTATCCCTCACCTCTCACAATCAGTTATAGGGGCAGTTTTACAATCCTCTGTGTTTCTGAAAAGGGGAATTACGGAGGAGAAGATTAAGAATGAGCTGGAATTGAGAAGCAGTACAAAGAAACTAACCTGGCAAGAGTCCTTTCCACCCTCCAGGAATCCCAGACATATCATGTTTGTAGTAATCTTGCCTGGGTAGGCTGTGCGGCAAGCAGTGTTAGAGAGAATGGGAGCCTTCAGACACTGCAGGAGATCAGGGTAGTTGGCTGTGGAGTGGAAGAGTaaaaaatgcaagattactcATGAGGTTTCCAAAAATTTCTTTCTCAATACATCTCCCCTCTTCCCCTATACTCTCACTCTTTCTTTCAATTAGCAAATGACTTCTCATTTgagagaacaattttttttttctagaagcttTCCCAAATACTTCTGATCAATGAATTGTTCTTTCTCTGACACTAGCATCGGTGACCACAGATCTCACATCTAGTGACTTTATTTCTCAAGCAGGTATATGCTCCCGGCAAGACCAAATCCCTGagtctttgttttatttacctCCTCAGTTTATAGTTCTCTGTCCATCACTAATCATACTTCAGTTAAATACCCTGATATCTTCATAGTACTTCATTATTGTGTCTTCTGCATGGTTCCAGAAAAGGAATCTTCTTCATTTCAATTATTAATAGTATATTTCTGAGattccatgtaaccaaaaactatGTTCTGGGAACTTAGCCTTAAGCGAGTTTGGACTAGCTGACTTTCCACATGTCTTTCAGCTCTAAAATTGTCATACTTGGTACTTCCGTTTCAGGCGACCCTTACTGCCACTGCTCAGGGTGTTTCCCCAGCCAGAGATGAGGCACTGAGTACCAGCCGCTGCACAGGATCTTGGCAGAGAGATGGTGGCCACTTGAGAGTTGATGGTGGCGGCTGAGCTCAGCTTAATCAGCATGATGTCATTATCAATGGTGGCTGAGTTATACCTGGGGTGGCGAATAATCTTGGCTGCATTTATGAATTGTTCATTGCCTTCATAGACCTTAATGTTGTATTCTCCCAGACACACTTGGATTCTACTGGATTAAAAGATATAAGAGGTTCCTATGTATCTAGCTTGAGCTATTTCCACTTCTCCTGACCCCCCATTTATGAGCATAAACACAGACACCATTCTTTTCAAGCAATCAGTCACACAGTAATTGTGCACTTAAGGTAGCATTCTGCACCGCCACACAGTACAGGTTACAGTTTTCCTTAGGGAAGTGTCACTGCGAGTGCAGACTCACTGCCCGCCATCTTGTTAGAATAGTAAGGAATGGGAATGAGAACTCAAGGACTTGAATAAACAGTTGGAGATAAAAAGGAAGTTGGTGGAGATTGATCAGCACTTGCCATTTGGGATCACCAGTTATCACAGGGAATGAAGCAGGAGTCAGAGAAATGGCAGAATGTTAAGGGAGCAGAATgaataatgcatatttttaatgttgcactgtaaattctttgtattttattgcCTCCATATACAGTTTATACTGGCTGAGCTACAGTAATTAGCACTAAGTACTGATTCATGTCATAAGCTATTTCTAGGGATAGTTCACCACTCACTATTTCCCTTCCGTATCTTGAATACCATCATTTGGGAAGACATCAGGGAACCCTGAAGAGTACCTCTCCATGCAAAAGCCCCTTTATACATCAGATAAtccctgagaaaataaaaagtctttGGAGGTCTGAATGCTTCACCCTCAAGCACAACTCTGCAGTTTACTCTGGATTGTGTTTTGTCAGGGATAGAGGATTAATTAATCTTAGTGCATAAGAAAGTGAGTATCAATGACTTACGACTTGTAGCAGTGAGCCGCGGACACCACCCATTTGTTATTGATGAGGGAGCCGCCACAGAAGTGATAGCCAGCATTCAGGGACACCTGATACGGGACAGAATTCCTCTGACAGGTGTAGCCCCCAACGATcttgtcatcatcatcactagTGGGGAAAGCAGCTGACAGAGGAAAGTTGGGAACTATCAGTTAAACAGATCTATCTTAAAGTTTCTACAATACCATGAAGTTTTCTCAGATTTACCAAAATAGCAGAATGTTTTCTTGTCTCACATAATCAGGAAATGGTGGCTTTAAGgtaatttgggggtggggggaatttATTATCCCAGGCCTTTAAATTGTACCCCACTTATAACATTATAACTATCTATTTTTTGATTTATGCTTTAACTTtgataaatgcattttttaatatatgtactATTCAGACACACACGCGCACACGtgcgcgcgcacgcacacacacactcaaagatCAGAAACTCTCGACACAGTAAATCTCCTGAATATGACTTCCTGAAGACACAAGgaaacatttttcacagaactctgCTCCGCAGCCATACAATTAGGTGTAATGCTTTTCAGTAGTCATGCTGATGTTGGTTTGTGGTTGTTGGTGGGATGTTGGTATGGGAAAAAGAGCCCCATACGGTAACAGAAAGGAAGCTTTAAAAAGGcacctgaggccgggcgcggtggctcacgcctgtaatcccagcactttgggaggccaaggcgggcggatcacgaggtcaggagatcgagagcatcctggctaacacggtgaaaccccgtctctactaaaagtacaaaaaatcagccgggcgtggtggcgggtgcctgtagtcccagctactcgggaggctgaggcaggagcatggcatgaacccgggaggcagagcttgcagtgagccgagatggcgccactgcactccagcctggacaacaggacgagaatctgtctcataaaaaaaacaaagaaaactaaggCACCTGAGAATTTTCTGGTCTGGAATGAAATTAGAGATTTATACTTTTGCTCTCCTAATTTCTCTTCTTGATTCCAGtctagaatttttattaaaatcattttacAGAGCATTATAGGATGACCCTCTTCAGCCTTTCCCCTTATCCCAATTATCTTTCCAATACTTACGAATTTATTCAGCTTTTAAAGTCTAGCCCACTTTATATCTTGTAGCTCCAAAAGTTTGTGATTATATTTTATGAGCCCCATTGTTcagatatttttaatagttttaggaAAGAAGTTAGCAAGTGTGTAGACAGATGCATTGAATTTATACCTGCCTAACTTGAGAAAATTTAGTATTAAGTTTTAGTCATATAAAATTTAGTAGTATAAAAGGAAAACTCATCATGTTTCTGTTATATTCATGATGAAATGACATGTTACTTTACACCAGAGAGATATCCACGGCAAAAATATCGTAAAACACAGTCCATAGCTTTTATTCATGAGAAAGAAAAttgcttttccctttggcttcatATTGCTAGCCCTTTAGTGTGGAGAAGATGCAGGCTCTGACACCTGCAGCCTCTTTAACAGCACACGATTAGTTTCAATTATTAACTCCAAATTCTTGGAAAGATCAGGATAAGCGCCTCCTTAATCTGGgctgtcttttccttttctctccttcttccttaaTATTACCCAGAAGTTGAGAGCAAGTCCTGTGTGTTTATATGTTCTACCCTGATCACTTCTGCTCACTGTGATCTTCCTCCAACAAGTGAAATTTAATTATCCACAAACGTATGTATTTTGCACTGCCATTTCACTGTTTTGAGCTTCTTGAACACAGACACCAGATTCAACATTCATTGTTGTCTTCCAGAGTATAAAGCACAAACTTAAGTTTATGTTCGACATCTGCTGATTCACTCATTAAAAGAGACTCACCAGCAGCTCCCAGGAGAGCAAGGAAGATGAAAGTCTTCATGGTTGCTCACTTCACCTGGACTTGGAAATAGCATGACAGCTTTTCTTCCATAGCTATTTATACCAATGGACTTGTCTTGACATTCATGGCCACAGGGGCCAGAAAAGGGATTTCGCTGCAAACTCACAAATCTAAATCTAAATTCTGTAACAGATGCAAGATAACTcaacataaattttaaacattaacatTTGCCTACTTTTCTAGAGGGTCATGGGACTGAAAGCAATAAACCCACCTGGTAGAAACTGTGCCCCATAATAGGTAAGGAAGGTGGAGTAAGGTCACAGGACAGAGTTACAGGTGTCTGGATTCCCAGATAAAAAACATTAAGTAGTTGGGCATCTCAACTGTATATGTTTATTCTAAGAACTACTGTACTTTTGAAGTTTCATAATGTAGACTCTTTTACAATTTTATACTTTGTCTTATGACCGCTCTGGTCTTATATACCCATgttagcttttctcttttttaaatttcaactcttaTTACAAAttaaagggtacatgtgcaggttttttatgtAAGTAAATGACGTGACACCCAGGCTTGGGGTCCCAACAACCTCATCACCCAGgcagtaagcatagtacccaacaggtggtACTTCACCTTTTCATTATTAAAGGAACAGCTTGTTTCCCTAAGAAAAAGAAGATTGCTATTACTTGAACTTAtaatagagaaaaagaggaaagttaAAAAACGCTAATCACTTATAATTATCTTGAGCTTATAATTATCTTGAGCTTACTGTACTTATTCTAAGTACTTATTGAGTAAGTCAGTAAGTACATAGAATACTGACATACATAGCAAACTGTGTATGTCAGGGATATTTTAAGTATTTGCCCATATTAATTTagtaatcttcacaataaccatATAAGATACCTGTTAtaattcccactttacagatgtgaaaactaaGGCACACAAAACCGTAGGGGATTTGACCAAAACCACATAGCAAATACATGGTAACATCAGCATTCCAACCCAGAAAAATCTTCCTTCAGAGTCTGTGGTCCTGACCACTACGAAACACTTCTCTCAGTAAGTTCACCAAAATCTGGATGCCAAGATAATGCAAAATCCTTGGACAATGATAACACAACTGAAATTTATAAAGTATTTACTGTGTGTCCAGCACTGTGGAAGTGGATTACATGCATCAACTCATTCAATCTTCACAAGCAGCACTGTAAGTGTTAAACTACCAATTTCACCATTTAagagatgtggagaaagaggCTAAAAGAAGTCAAATGAGTATATCAAAGTTTCTTGGCTGTTAAGTGGCCAATCTATGGTTAAAACTTAAGCAGTCTCACTTCAGGGTTCATGCCCTCAACAGTGATGCCGTGAATATAATAAGAGAgaacagggccgggcgcagtggctcacgcctataatcccagcactttgggaggccaaggtgggcagatcacgaggtcaagagatcaagaccatcctggccaacatggtgaaaccccatctctactaaaatacaaaaaaaaaaaaaaaaaaaaaaaaaaaaatagccaggcgtggtggcgggcacctgtagttccagctaatcagaaggctgaggcaagggaatcacttgaacctgggaagcagaggttgcacgccactgtacttcagcctggcaacagagcaagactccatctcaaaaaataaaaacaaaataaggaagaaCAGTTTGAACTCTGCAAAACTAATGGCTAACTTCAAGGACTATTTGGAATTCTGGAAAATCCAAGAAATAGGTTGCTGGAGCAGGAATTTTCAGAATTAATACAACACGACAGAAGCATACAGTTGAGTGAATCTCCGTGAGAAGTAACTCCTGGCCAGATGTAGCTAAATTTGACATCTACGCAACACATTTGAAACGTCCTATCAGGATCTATTTCTGCTTAAACAAATTATCACTCCTGAAGTAGTTTCTgcttcttttacatttgaattaTTACTGCTTCAAGATGACTTACTCAAcagcagagtttctcaaccttagCACTACGGACATGCTGGGCCAGATATTTCTTGGTTGTGGAtaactgtcctgtgcattgcaggatgtttatCTGCATATGTCTGGTGTCTGGAAGAAAACAGCAATACCTTTGTCCCCCAGTCATAACGACCAAGAATGTcaccagacattgccaaatgtcacctgggaggcaaaatcatccccagttgagaaccagaGCTCTcagggagaaagaagggaaatggGGCTTTGCTTCTAAGGCAATAGCCTTTAAAAAGTGCCTTGAGCTGTGGGACAATATAGACACTCAATAACTACTGAATGAATGGCACCCAAAGTGGGGAGCTGCCTTTAACTGATtcctaaaaattagaaaatattaaggAGTAAGGGAAGGAGCGGTGCCCAGAATGAGGAAGGGGGAGTCTTCTTAGCTCGTTCAACATTTTCCATTGCTGATACTTTAACCTATGAGGTGATAGAACTTGTTTAAATCTGCATCATTCTTGGAACTTCCCCAGAGATTCTTCAGAGATCTTGGCCCATATAAAAAGTACAGCACTATAGAGCAGAGCTTTTTAGATTAATTGGCTCATGTACTGTTATGGCCTAGAAAGCTGCCTCTAGTGTGCCCTGGGCTTGATCACTGGGACTCCTTCCAGGAGCAAAAGAGTGAGAGTTGCCAGATTGGGGGTAGGTGATGTGGGTTGTCATCTAGGATCAGTTGCAATTTCACACACAGAAAGTCCTGAGACAGGAAAAGTAGTCCCGTCTGTCTACTGGGATGTTTCTCTAGCCATCTAAAGCAGGGGAGGGCATGTGAGGAAAATTTTAAACGATGGTTTCTAGACTTCAGTTTCCAGACTTCAGTTATTTCCAgatcattcttttacttttttttgcatgtaaaccacttacattttgatttttaaatagacttctttttttttttagtctcttttTAAGCAATAACATTGATGTTTCTTGTGTTGGTGGCTTTTTTATCTAATTCATACTAAGATGAACACatgcttttcaaataaaaatgctcATCTGAGTACTATCTACAATTATGTTGAGGACTACTAGTGATAAGTCTACCAGCCTTCGAGAAACATGGTGGTAGTAGATGACTGGGGAAATGAGGGTGGGCAAAAGCAAGGATCACTGATGGTGGTGGCTGCAGTGTTGCCTGTGAGTGGAAGGggtgtggagtagagtggatcAGGATGTTAAGTGAAAGTAATTAGGAGAATGCTTTCTGTAGAAGAGGCCAGGTGAATACAAGATTAGTGTGAGGTGCCTTTGTACATATGCATGTCTATTTGCCATTTGTGTGAACACATCTGAGTCAAATATCCTTACATTATTGTGTAGGAGCTTGGACCTGTAAGATACACTGTGTTTCTGAGATGCTGTGAGTCATTTTGTAAAGCGTGACACTGGAGAATTGGGTTGAAAGTTCTCAGACTTGATGAAGTATTTTTGTCTGCATTTTATGTGTGCGAAACTTCTGTTCCCCATGACATCAATAAATTCTTATTTGTAATCAATACTGAACATGCTACAATGTGTGGGggcctccttcctcagcctcatcTCACAACATCCATCAGCTGTGGGGAAtgtccatattttttcttttgctcagcaGAGTGGGTCAGTACCTACACTTCTTTTTCAAACTTCAAACACATGGTGACCCACAGGCAGATGCCAATATTTAACTAGTCCGTATTTGTCACCTCTTTTTCTCATGCACACGACTTAGTGGCTTTGGAAGACTAGTTGAACTTGTGCCTAACTTACGGGCTGATTAGGTTCCAGCAAATATATTGACATTTGTATTGGCAAGAAGAAAAGGCTCCAGACTCTAGAGGCAATTTCATACTCTTTTTCTCTATAGACTTTTTTTGTTCTTAGCTTCTCCAGCCACTTTCATACCTAATACATCACTAGATCATGCTGGCTTTTAACCACTCTAGTGTATGGAGACAATTTTAAGTAAAActtattttcctgaaaaaaatgagtactaacacacacacacacatacacacacacacacatacacaccataaaCAGTCAGGGGAAAAGAAAGTGCAAAAAGAACAAGGTGTAAAGTATATGCTTGTGAACCTGGAAGTCTATATTAAGCTGAATTGCTAATCTTTGTAACATACAGAAAATCATTATTAGTGAATAGTATGATCTTTCTTGAGACATTGAACCCTAGAACCAGATCTAAGTTTTCTTGAGAACCCTGCTCAAGGATGGAATTAGTTTGGAGGCATTTTTACGCTGGCTACATGTGATTCTCTCCATAAAATTGTTTGCATGGCACAGCAAACCTTTCCAATAGAAGCCCTAACAGTAAGTGTTTTACATACTTTGCCGGCAATATAGTCTGTCACAACTACTCTGCTGGCCTGCAATGAaagcatataaataaatgagtgtggctgtgtttcaGTAAAAGCTAATTTACTAAAGTCAGCTGTAGGCCATATTTTTTTCCTCAGGCCATAATTGGTCAACCCTGCTCTAGAAGATAGGGAAGAAACCATTTTCATACCGTATATCtagatttaaaattaaatggTGGTTCGGTTTCAACGATCAAGaatggtttaaaataaaattagtaatcTTATTAAAAATGTCTCACTTTTTACTTTACTCCAAATGCTTTCAGGAGAAGGGAAGAAGTGGAGGAACGGATATTTAGGTCTGGGGTATTAGAGTGACAGAGAATAatgcaggaaaaaaaggaaatcttgatGGAGACAGAAAATGTACATCAAAGTAGAGAAACAATAAAATGTGGACAAAGAACATTTAAATTTGGTGACCAGAGTTCTAGACTTTATTCTGTTTCTAGCTTTTTATTGGTCTCTGAACTTTAAAATACTCAGTATAAAACGAATACTCACAGAAACTAATGGGAAAATAAGACAAACTAACACAATTTTTGATCCACATATTAGAGTTTTGTGAAGTTACAAACTTACGTCTCTGTCAGAATTTACTTTACATTGCTCTGTATTCCTGTTCATGCCCATATTCTACCTCCATCCCATAAAATTAGATGGTAAAGCATACCTAACACAAGAAATTGTTTTATCACAGAAACAGACAAGTGTGTATATGTGAAACCCACAGCTGTCAGAACATGTACGAATGCTATCATGAAATAATTGCAAATTTGCCACTTCTGACTATAAGGGGTCAGTGAGAAATTTATGGAGAGAAAGCATTCTATTAGATtagaaggaaatggaagaaaaacagaGATGAAGATGGAGATTAAATTGAAGCTAACAGCCAAATAGAGCATCATAAGTGGAAAATGACACATGGAAAGAGTGTATAACATACAcctcatattaatttttaatgtataatatacacctcatattaatttttcaataaaGACAATTTCTGTCAAATATAGTTATATCCAAAACAATGTTGAGCATATAATAGGaacttgataatttaaaaaattttttcttagatACATAATGTTTGcgcatatttatgggatacacaTGATATTTTGTTACCTGCACAGAACGTGTAATTGTCAATTCAGGgtatttagggtatccatcatCTAGAGTATTAATCATTTCTATGTggtgggaacatttcaaatcctctgttctattttgaaatatataatacattgttgttaactatagtcaccctactcctCTGCTATTGAACATTAGGATTTATtaattctaactgtattttttaatttcttcctagCTCCATTATCCCAGCCCCCTTTAATATACCCACCTTAATATTATGGGATGCATTTCCTAAATCCAAATAAATTGATATCCAAAGAGAAATGTTACTTAGCTCAGCTATGCTTTCCTGTTACAATTTTGGAAATTGTAGTTTGGAGGGTAGAAAACAGAAACTTATAGGCATCTTGAATTACAACCCAGGAAGAATGACTAAGTCCCATTGAGACACAAGGAGGTGGGCAAACAATTCACAAATACAGTGACCCTTAGAGCTCAGAGTCACTGTCACTCTCCTCACCCCACTCCCTTTGAGTGACAGTCATCAGATTAGGAATATTTAGTGAATTTAGTGGAGAACACTGGTTTACTAAGAGCAAGTCATGTCAAACTAAACCCATTTTCCTTTGGGTGACTTTATTAGGTTGGAGAATGAGGAGAAGATCTGGAACCTAGCATACTTGTTTTCTGCAAAGTACTTGATTTTTTCATGATATTTTTGTAGTTAAGGTTCTTGATGTGATACTACAAGGTAGACGCTGTTAATTACCAGATGTTCTCTCAAGTCTTGTCTCACAGCCCATATGAACTCCAGTAAGAAAATCCCTACTGTCTCTGATTTGAGAACATAGAAGCCGAACAGCTGATTTACTAATGACCCAAAGCTGAGAAAAGTCAATGCTAGCAAAGATTGATTTAAGACACAAAGAAGTCACACTCCATGTAAAAATCTGCCTAGCTCATACTAATAGCTTTCCAATCATCCTAGTCTTTTAAGTGCTAATATCAGACTTGGTTTTCACTCACAATTAGATATAATGCCATTCCTAGACAAATGGAATCCAAGGAGACAGAGAGGCTGGTGACACAGCAGCAGGTTACCTTTGCTGGTTGCCCACTTGGGATCTTGTCTCTTCTCTGTTCAGGCATCTCAGTGTTGCCCTGTTCCCTGTGACCAAGTCCACATTTGACACTTCTCTAGTAAATGAGTGCTTGCTTGTTCCCAGTTTTCTGTGCTTATATCCACGCTGGTATCCTGACTCCTTTGAGACAACGTTCATTCTTGCTCTTAGCAGTCCCCATGACCAAATTGACAACCTCAAGCCTTCTTCCAGTTCCTCTGAAACTGGCAGCTACCTTCTTGGGCTTTCCCCTGTTCTCATTCAAAATCCTCCATCACTGCTCTGCCAATCCTACTGCCCAGTTTTGGTGTCTGTGGAGAGCATCTGCTCCAACTACCACGACTTGAACAGACATAGCCAAAGGGAACTCTGTCTTGAGGACTTGAAGTAAAGCTG
Protein-coding sequences here:
- the LOC129485111 gene encoding trypsin-like: MKTFIFLALLGAAAAFPTSDDDDKIVGGYTCQRNSVPYQVSLNAGYHFCGGSLINNKWVVSAAHCYKSRIQVCLGEYNIKVYEGNEQFINAAKIIRHPRYNSATIDNDIMLIKLSSAATINSQVATISLPRSCAAAGTQCLISGWGNTLSSGTNYPDLLQCLKAPILSNTACRTAYPGKITTNMICLGFLEGGKDSCQGDSGGPVVCKGELQVIVSWGYGCAQKNKPGVYTKVFKYVKCIQQTIAAN